A single window of Pseudomonas lijiangensis DNA harbors:
- the mdcA gene encoding malonate decarboxylase subunit alpha, which produces MTTTTNPDARWSRRRSEKQRRLEQVRALADGVVLPTDKIVAALEALLVSGDRVVLEGNNQKQADFLSRALAKVDPGKVHDLHMIMPSVGRAEHLDLFEQGIARKLDFSFAGTQSLRISQLLEDGLLEVGAIHTYIELYSRLVVDLIPNVVLAAGFMADRAGNIYTGPSTEDTPALIEPAAFSDGIVIVQVNQLVDDVSDLPRVDIPASWVDFVVVADKPFYIEPLFTRDPRHIKPVHVLMAMMAIRGIYEKHNVQSLNHGIGFNTAAIELILPTYGESLGLKGKICRNWTLNPHPTLIPAIESGWVESVHCFGTELGMENYIAARPDVFFTGRDGSLRSNRQLCQLAGQYAVDLFIGATLQVDGDGHSSTVTRGRLAGFGGAPNMGHDPRGRRHATPAWLDMRQQSGDAPEAYLERGKKLVVQMVETFQEGGKPTFVETLDAVDVAKKSGMPLAPIMIYGDDVTHLLTEEGIAYLYKARSLEERQAMIAAVAGVTVIGMRHNPKDTARMRREGLIALPEDLGIRRTDASRELLAAKSIAELVQWSGGLYNPPAKFRSW; this is translated from the coding sequence ATGACAACAACAACGAACCCCGACGCGCGCTGGTCGCGTCGTCGCAGTGAGAAACAGCGGCGGCTCGAGCAGGTGCGAGCCCTCGCCGATGGTGTGGTTCTGCCGACTGACAAGATTGTCGCGGCGCTGGAGGCCTTGCTGGTTTCCGGGGACCGTGTGGTGCTGGAAGGCAATAACCAGAAGCAGGCGGACTTTCTGTCCCGTGCGCTGGCCAAGGTCGATCCCGGCAAGGTGCACGACCTGCACATGATCATGCCCAGTGTGGGGCGGGCCGAGCATCTGGACCTTTTCGAGCAAGGCATCGCCCGCAAGCTGGATTTCTCCTTTGCCGGCACGCAAAGCCTGCGCATCAGCCAGTTGCTGGAAGACGGGCTGCTGGAAGTCGGCGCCATCCACACTTACATCGAACTTTATTCGCGACTGGTGGTGGACCTGATCCCCAACGTCGTACTGGCTGCCGGTTTCATGGCCGACCGGGCAGGCAATATCTACACCGGTCCGAGCACCGAAGACACTCCGGCACTGATCGAACCTGCTGCCTTCAGCGACGGCATTGTCATCGTGCAGGTCAACCAGCTTGTTGATGACGTCAGCGACTTGCCGCGTGTCGATATCCCGGCTTCCTGGGTTGATTTCGTGGTGGTGGCCGACAAGCCGTTCTACATCGAACCGCTGTTCACCCGCGACCCGCGCCATATCAAGCCCGTGCATGTGCTGATGGCGATGATGGCTATTCGCGGGATCTACGAAAAACACAACGTTCAGTCGCTGAACCACGGCATCGGTTTCAACACGGCAGCCATCGAGCTGATCCTGCCGACCTACGGCGAGTCGCTGGGCCTCAAGGGCAAGATCTGTCGCAACTGGACACTCAACCCGCATCCGACGCTGATCCCCGCCATTGAAAGCGGCTGGGTCGAAAGTGTGCATTGCTTCGGCACCGAGCTGGGCATGGAAAACTACATCGCGGCCCGGCCCGATGTGTTCTTTACCGGGCGCGACGGTTCGCTGCGCTCCAACCGCCAGTTGTGCCAGCTGGCCGGGCAGTACGCGGTGGATCTGTTTATCGGCGCGACCTTGCAGGTCGATGGCGACGGGCATTCCTCGACCGTGACTCGCGGCAGGCTGGCAGGCTTCGGTGGCGCACCCAACATGGGCCATGACCCCCGTGGTCGCCGTCATGCAACCCCGGCCTGGCTCGATATGCGCCAGCAGAGTGGCGATGCTCCCGAAGCTTATCTGGAGCGCGGCAAGAAGCTGGTGGTGCAGATGGTCGAGACCTTCCAGGAAGGCGGCAAACCCACCTTCGTCGAAACCCTCGATGCAGTGGACGTGGCGAAGAAAAGCGGCATGCCGCTGGCGCCGATCATGATTTATGGCGACGACGTCACCCACTTGCTGACCGAAGAGGGCATCGCCTATCTGTACAAGGCCCGCAGCCTGGAAGAGCGTCAGGCGATGATTGCCGCCGTGGCAGGCGTGACCGTGATCGGCATGCGCCACAACCCCAAGGACACCGCCCGCATGCGTCGCGAAGGCCTGATCGCTCTGCCGGAGGATCTGGGGATTCGTCGCACCGACGCCAGCCGCGAATTGCTTGCCGCCAAGAGCATTGCCGAACTGGTTCAGTGGTCGGGCGGCCTGTACAACCCGCCTGCGAAATTCAGGAGTTGGTGA